One Gloeothece verrucosa PCC 7822 DNA window includes the following coding sequences:
- a CDS encoding multicopper oxidase family protein, producing the protein MKRRQFLLVSAASMMATTATSWAISKNQRGALPNSSPTPKLIQSRDGLLELNLEASLSPLNFNAQQAYLMSYNRQLPAPRLEAKAGDTVRIHLTNHLQQPTNLHYHGLHVIPTGTGDNPFLSIPPQEQFTYEFTIPQNHPSGIFSYHPHHHHLVAEQVFNGLIGLFIVRGEFDTIPEIEAAKEEFLVFQDFALDAGGHIQNTNQMDLMRGREGNLLTVNGQIQPDLKIARGGLLRLRLLNASASRFYRLSLENHPFYLIATDGRSLSEPVESEELLLAPGERAEVLVKGEQEPGHYRLLNLPYDRGGMSMMGGGMGMMGGHHSMVNTNQSMPQVLATFTYQGTSNPLPLPTKLMPVESLATPKKVRKIELSMTMSMGMGMNMAFLFNGQEFDPNRIDAEVKLNSIEDWELINVDPDGMAHPFHLHINPFQVISRNGQPEPYRAWKDTIVVRGDEMVTIRIPFRDFTGKTVYHCHILDHEDLGMMGIVNITA; encoded by the coding sequence ACAGCCACTAGCTGGGCCATTAGCAAAAATCAGAGAGGTGCTTTACCCAACTCATCCCCAACCCCTAAGTTAATCCAAAGTCGTGATGGACTGCTCGAACTCAATTTAGAAGCGAGTTTATCCCCTCTCAATTTCAACGCTCAACAAGCTTATCTGATGAGTTACAACCGACAACTCCCCGCGCCGCGCCTAGAAGCCAAAGCCGGAGATACCGTTCGTATCCATTTGACGAATCATCTCCAGCAACCGACTAACCTACACTATCACGGCTTACACGTTATCCCGACAGGAACCGGCGATAATCCTTTCCTGAGTATCCCTCCTCAAGAACAGTTCACCTACGAGTTCACCATTCCCCAAAATCATCCTTCTGGAATATTTTCCTATCATCCCCATCACCATCATCTTGTAGCAGAACAGGTCTTTAATGGATTAATAGGATTGTTCATTGTTCGAGGAGAATTCGATACAATTCCGGAAATAGAAGCAGCCAAAGAGGAGTTTTTAGTCTTTCAAGATTTCGCCCTCGATGCAGGAGGACATATTCAAAACACAAATCAGATGGACTTGATGAGAGGACGGGAAGGTAACTTACTGACAGTCAACGGGCAAATTCAACCCGATTTAAAAATTGCTAGAGGCGGTTTATTAAGATTACGTCTCCTCAATGCTTCTGCCTCTCGTTTTTATCGCCTATCTCTAGAAAATCATCCGTTTTACCTCATCGCCACCGACGGAAGGTCCCTCAGCGAACCCGTAGAAAGCGAGGAACTCTTGCTGGCCCCCGGGGAACGCGCGGAGGTGCTAGTCAAAGGAGAGCAAGAACCAGGGCATTACCGCTTACTAAATTTACCCTATGATCGCGGAGGAATGAGCATGATGGGAGGCGGCATGGGGATGATGGGAGGTCATCATTCAATGGTAAATACTAATCAAAGCATGCCCCAAGTTTTGGCGACTTTTACTTATCAGGGAACCTCTAACCCTTTACCTTTGCCTACCAAATTGATGCCTGTGGAGTCTTTAGCTACCCCTAAAAAGGTTCGCAAGATTGAATTATCCATGACTATGTCGATGGGAATGGGAATGAATATGGCCTTTTTGTTTAATGGCCAAGAATTTGACCCGAATCGCATAGATGCAGAGGTTAAACTGAATAGCATTGAAGATTGGGAATTGATCAATGTCGATCCTGATGGCATGGCACATCCCTTTCACCTCCATATCAATCCTTTTCAAGTGATTTCACGTAACGGACAACCCGAACCCTATCGTGCTTGGAAGGATACCATTGTAGTGCGAGGAGATGAAATGGTCACAATTCGAATTCCTTTTCGAGATTTCACCGGTAAAACTGTCTATCATTGCCATATTCTCGATCATGAGGATTTAGGCATGATGGGAATTGTTAACATCACCGCTTAA
- a CDS encoding RNA-guided endonuclease InsQ/TnpB family protein has translation MIVLEMKAVVKPNQVLAIDDAIRTVQFIRNKALRLWMDASREDKIDKYVLNKYCRILAKEYKFADELNSTARQASSERAWAAISRFYDNCKKNIKGKKGFPKFQKNNRSVEYKQSGWKLSDNRKKITFTDKKGIGILSLKGTRDLNFYPIDSFKRVRLVRRANGYYVQFCISVDIRSYSKPLEPTKHCVGIDVGLKVFYADSDGKTVEIPQYYRQAEKLLNRLNQRKSKKFKKGQKPSNNYKRARQQYARKHLRVSRQRKGFVQREALRVIQSNDLVAYEDLNVKGLAKSKLAKSVNDAAWSTFRQWLEYFAFKYGKATVAVPPHNTSQNCSNCGEKVKKSLSTRTHRCPHCLYEEDRDINAAINILKLGLSTVGHTGSKAFESEILSTLAIANGGEDASTLVGVILSEQVSSVNQESPSILRNKV, from the coding sequence ATGATTGTTTTAGAAATGAAAGCAGTGGTAAAGCCTAATCAAGTCTTAGCTATTGACGATGCTATCAGGACAGTACAATTCATCAGAAATAAAGCATTAAGGCTTTGGATGGATGCTAGTCGAGAGGATAAAATCGATAAATATGTTCTCAATAAATATTGTCGTATTTTAGCTAAAGAGTATAAATTTGCTGATGAATTAAACTCAACAGCAAGACAGGCATCATCAGAAAGGGCTTGGGCTGCTATTTCTCGTTTCTATGACAATTGCAAAAAGAATATTAAGGGTAAAAAAGGTTTTCCTAAGTTTCAAAAGAATAATCGTTCCGTTGAATATAAACAGTCAGGTTGGAAATTATCTGATAATAGAAAGAAGATAACTTTTACCGACAAAAAAGGAATTGGGATACTCTCTTTAAAAGGAACTAGGGATTTAAACTTTTACCCAATCGACTCCTTTAAACGAGTTAGATTAGTACGTCGTGCCAATGGTTACTATGTCCAGTTTTGTATCAGCGTTGATATAAGAAGCTACTCTAAACCATTAGAACCTACTAAACATTGTGTAGGAATTGATGTTGGATTAAAAGTTTTCTATGCAGATAGTGATGGCAAAACTGTAGAAATCCCTCAATACTATCGTCAAGCTGAAAAACTTTTAAACCGGCTTAATCAACGTAAATCTAAGAAGTTTAAGAAGGGACAAAAGCCATCAAACAACTATAAAAGAGCTAGACAACAATACGCCCGTAAGCATCTAAGGGTAAGTAGGCAGCGTAAAGGTTTTGTCCAACGAGAGGCATTGCGCGTAATCCAATCTAACGATTTGGTAGCCTATGAAGACTTAAATGTTAAAGGTCTAGCTAAATCCAAGTTAGCTAAAAGTGTTAATGACGCTGCTTGGTCAACTTTTCGTCAATGGTTAGAATATTTTGCTTTTAAATATGGAAAAGCAACTGTAGCTGTTCCACCTCATAATACATCTCAAAATTGCTCTAACTGTGGTGAAAAAGTCAAAAAATCTCTATCGACTAGAACTCATAGATGTCCGCATTGTCTATATGAAGAAGATAGAGATATTAACGCAGCAATTAACATTTTGAAATTAGGATTAAGTACCGTAGGGCATACGGGATCTAAAGCTTTTGAAAGTGAAATTCTTTCAACGTTAGCTATAGCTAATGGGGGAGAAGATGCCTCTACTTTGGTTGGAGTAATCCTGTCAGAGCAAGTATCTTCTGTGAACCAAGAATCCCCATCTATATTACGAAACAAAGTGTAG
- a CDS encoding S41 family peptidase — MSKYSTKALHRVTLLIVLAATLIFLVSFINPIFSQQQPSNIKVFEQVFLTVKENFYDPDFNGVNWESMKDKYRSKAAASVSKQELANVINQMLSELKTSHTQYYIPQQTQYYQLLAIFAAISSELRQQLKQWFPTETIEYSGIGIFTKEVEGKTFVSGVLDGFPAEAAGILVGDRIISVDGKPFEAVESFRNKAGQTVSLLIEREAESNSRKSLKVVPKMINAGIMFSQAMDSSIHVYERENRKIGYVHIWSYAGDQYQQLLEEELFYGRLASADALVLDLRGGWGGAPLTALNIYTAKPLSITSIPRNGRKHYSYAIWNKPVVMLVNEGSRSSKEILAFGFQQYKIGPVVGSPTPGAVVAGRAFLMSDGSLLYVAVANVYVNDQYRLEGVGVKPDLEVPFTLEYAQGKDPQKERAIEEALK; from the coding sequence ATGAGTAAGTATTCAACAAAAGCACTTCATCGCGTTACTTTATTAATTGTACTAGCCGCTACTCTTATTTTTCTAGTTAGTTTTATAAACCCTATTTTTTCCCAGCAACAACCGAGTAATATTAAAGTTTTTGAGCAAGTTTTTTTAACGGTAAAAGAAAATTTTTATGACCCCGACTTTAATGGGGTTAACTGGGAATCGATGAAAGATAAATATCGCTCAAAAGCGGCTGCTTCCGTTTCCAAACAAGAGTTGGCTAATGTGATTAATCAAATGTTATCTGAGTTAAAAACTTCTCACACTCAGTATTATATTCCTCAACAGACACAATACTATCAACTGTTGGCGATTTTTGCGGCTATCTCATCGGAATTACGCCAGCAATTAAAACAGTGGTTTCCCACAGAAACAATTGAATATAGCGGGATTGGGATCTTTACAAAAGAAGTAGAAGGAAAAACCTTTGTTAGCGGCGTTCTAGACGGCTTTCCAGCAGAGGCGGCTGGTATATTAGTGGGTGATCGTATAATTAGTGTTGACGGGAAGCCATTTGAAGCGGTGGAATCTTTTCGCAATAAAGCCGGACAAACTGTGAGTTTATTAATTGAGCGAGAAGCCGAGTCAAACAGCCGAAAATCCCTAAAAGTTGTCCCTAAAATGATAAATGCCGGCATAATGTTCTCCCAAGCAATGGACTCTAGTATTCACGTTTATGAACGAGAAAATAGAAAAATTGGTTACGTTCATATTTGGTCTTATGCAGGCGATCAGTATCAACAATTGCTCGAAGAAGAACTGTTTTATGGGCGTTTGGCATCAGCAGATGCTTTGGTATTAGATTTGCGAGGGGGTTGGGGAGGAGCGCCCTTGACGGCTTTAAATATTTATACGGCTAAACCTTTATCAATTACCAGTATTCCCAGAAATGGACGGAAACATTATTCTTATGCTATCTGGAATAAACCAGTAGTAATGTTAGTTAATGAGGGAAGCCGCAGCAGCAAAGAAATTCTCGCTTTTGGATTTCAGCAATATAAAATCGGCCCTGTCGTGGGGTCACCAACACCCGGCGCAGTAGTAGCTGGACGGGCTTTTTTAATGTCTGATGGCAGCTTACTTTATGTGGCAGTAGCGAATGTTTATGTTAATGATCAATATCGCTTAGAAGGAGTAGGCGTTAAACCGGATCTTGAAGTGCCTTTTACGCTTGAATATGCTCAAGGAAAAGACCCTCAAAAAGAGCGAGCGATTGAAGAAGCCTTAAAATGA
- the iscB gene encoding RNA-guided endonuclease IscB, with product MSNFVFVLDANKKPLSPCHPSVARKLLSQGNAVVFRRYPFTIILRKQCQTPTETIKLKLDPGSKTTGLALVQKDRLIWGTELTHRGQQIKNDLLARRQLRRSRRNRKTRYRQARFLNRKKPDGWLPPSLNHRVETTMTWVKRFCKFVPVTNITVAAFFMSLREKFVFNAATLINIVGLPRWEFLFLS from the coding sequence ATGTCAAATTTTGTTTTCGTCTTAGACGCTAATAAAAAACCCCTTAGTCCCTGCCATCCTTCGGTAGCACGGAAGTTACTATCACAAGGCAACGCTGTGGTTTTTCGGCGTTATCCTTTTACTATAATCTTGAGGAAACAATGTCAAACACCAACAGAAACTATCAAACTAAAGCTAGACCCCGGAAGTAAAACAACAGGACTTGCGCTAGTTCAAAAAGACCGCCTAATTTGGGGGACGGAACTAACTCATAGAGGACAACAAATTAAAAATGATTTACTAGCTAGGAGACAGCTACGTCGTAGTCGTAGAAATCGAAAAACTCGATATCGACAAGCACGGTTTCTTAACCGAAAAAAACCCGATGGTTGGCTTCCTCCTAGTTTAAATCATCGAGTGGAAACGACGATGACTTGGGTAAAACGTTTCTGTAAATTTGTCCCCGTTACTAATATTACAGTTGCGGCTTTTTTCATGTCATTGAGGGAAAAATTCGTTTTCAACGCGGCTACTTTGATAAATATAGTTGGTTTACCCAGATGGGAATTCCTATTTCTTAGTTGA
- a CDS encoding uroporphyrinogen-III synthase: MSSLIPSHQLPLLGKRIIITAPRNYAGRLAQEIINSGGLPMIMSTIETCLLEEENYQALDQALKQINRFNWISFTSRQGIEAVYQRLLTLKISLSELNQCQLCAIGADASRLTELGLTVSLIPQESSPQGIVNELAKMPNLLGQEILVPVPEVVGITEPDIIPNFVQSLEQLKLKVQRVPAYKTCGLDQKLYAVELELIHTGKIDVIAFSSSAEVEAFLQWVDSPKALAATIPACFGPYTAKNAAKLGIIPAIVAQDYRSYAGFVKAIADGLVATDKKTDNLNPSF; encoded by the coding sequence ATGTCGTCTCTCATTCCTTCTCATCAACTTCCTTTATTGGGCAAAAGAATTATTATTACTGCCCCTCGTAATTATGCGGGAAGATTAGCTCAAGAAATTATTAATAGTGGGGGACTGCCGATGATCATGTCAACCATTGAAACTTGTTTATTAGAAGAAGAAAATTATCAGGCATTAGATCAGGCATTAAAACAAATTAATAGATTTAATTGGATTTCTTTTACCAGTCGTCAGGGAATTGAAGCTGTTTATCAAAGACTGCTAACTTTAAAAATTTCTCTGTCTGAACTCAATCAATGTCAGTTATGTGCTATTGGGGCTGACGCATCTAGATTGACAGAATTAGGGTTAACAGTAAGCTTAATTCCTCAAGAATCCAGCCCTCAAGGAATAGTCAATGAATTGGCGAAAATGCCTAATCTTTTAGGGCAAGAAATTTTAGTGCCTGTTCCTGAAGTGGTGGGTATAACTGAACCCGATATTATTCCTAATTTTGTCCAGAGTTTAGAACAGTTAAAGTTAAAAGTTCAGCGAGTTCCTGCCTATAAAACTTGTGGTTTAGATCAAAAACTTTATGCTGTTGAACTCGAATTAATTCACACAGGGAAAATAGATGTTATTGCTTTTAGTAGTAGTGCCGAAGTAGAAGCATTTTTGCAATGGGTAGATTCTCCTAAAGCATTAGCCGCCACGATACCCGCTTGTTTTGGCCCTTATACCGCTAAAAATGCCGCTAAATTAGGGATAATACCGGCTATTGTTGCCCAAGATTATCGCTCTTATGCTGGATTTGTTAAGGCAATTGCCGATGGGTTAGTCGCTACTGATAAGAAAACAGATAATCTCAATCCCTCATTTTAG
- a CDS encoding circadian clock KaiB family protein, with the protein MMTHLFKLDLDGNNPKSVKDLKSIKKVLDLEFDNNYTLEVIDVIQKPQLAEEQNIVFTPTLIKIQPLPKQKFIGDFSIEPEALNYLNGFKD; encoded by the coding sequence ATGATGACTCATCTATTCAAGCTTGACTTAGATGGAAATAATCCAAAATCCGTTAAAGACCTAAAGAGTATTAAAAAAGTTTTAGACTTAGAATTTGACAACAATTATACCCTAGAAGTTATTGACGTTATTCAGAAGCCACAACTGGCTGAAGAACAAAACATAGTCTTTACTCCGACGTTAATCAAAATACAGCCTTTACCTAAACAAAAATTTATCGGAGATTTTTCAATTGAACCCGAGGCTCTAAATTATTTAAATGGATTTAAGGATTAA
- a CDS encoding Hsp70 family protein, producing MEIIEIIGFDLGHGETAVAKALVEGIEPPQMLEINNQKHQITALGWHPRLGYLVGEQALIQAGVTQLKIGFKQKPNQETEYRETIRLFLSTCYRLLQQTRQIEDARNSYFYVGCPSGWSINERQDYQKLLQEAGIPQLRVVPESRAAFMQAKEAGKLQYEKLKSSVLIVDIGSSTTDFTLVKSLHEIPVDFGSNALGASLIDRAIFERTLEEHEQKALLEKIFQEYPHHQARCELACRKAKEDYFSHEQLYSDPQSFARGFESINEQIFFIPQVNKLIMEEILNHPLKELGQKSWLDSFREAVSEGKKRLDEQNIVPTLVLMTGGASRMGFTRLLCEEIFAQAATQVRPDPEPERCIALGLARVGRWDLRATAFKGEVKQLFDSKALYHLIQKQIPELIELLSEPLAKGLLENVITSGIKDWRNNKIRTLADLEIELKKRAQKWLNSEQAEKILNEQCSYWFNQKIQPELAAQTDPICRKFYIPRSSLRFEEGIDPTLTNPELRIGDVLLADTVALLVNVIIGGGTLASLITLVITGHFTLPIALIYGASVMAAGMEFNRKGVKEAIKTNVDVPSWLRSSFLSDKKIENLYQQTKPDLEKTLREQLKANQQAFEQLIEKVEQELQKILFTKVEEAIILIQ from the coding sequence ATGGAAATTATAGAAATTATTGGCTTTGATTTAGGACACGGTGAAACCGCAGTGGCTAAAGCCCTGGTGGAGGGGATCGAACCCCCTCAAATGCTTGAAATTAATAACCAAAAACATCAAATTACGGCTTTAGGATGGCATCCTCGTTTAGGTTATTTAGTGGGAGAACAAGCATTAATTCAAGCGGGTGTGACTCAGCTAAAAATTGGCTTCAAGCAAAAACCCAATCAAGAAACTGAATACAGAGAAACCATTCGTTTATTTTTATCCACTTGTTATCGTCTTCTGCAACAAACACGGCAAATTGAAGATGCTAGAAATAGCTATTTTTATGTGGGTTGTCCTTCAGGATGGTCAATCAATGAACGACAAGACTATCAAAAATTGCTGCAAGAAGCCGGCATTCCTCAACTAAGAGTCGTTCCCGAATCTCGGGCGGCTTTTATGCAAGCCAAAGAAGCCGGAAAACTTCAATATGAAAAACTGAAATCATCAGTATTAATTGTTGATATTGGCTCATCCACTACAGACTTTACCCTCGTTAAAAGTCTTCATGAAATTCCGGTGGATTTTGGCAGTAATGCTCTAGGAGCCTCATTAATTGACCGGGCGATTTTTGAGCGAACCCTTGAAGAACATGAGCAAAAAGCGTTGCTAGAAAAAATCTTTCAAGAATATCCCCATCATCAAGCCCGTTGTGAACTCGCTTGCCGCAAAGCCAAAGAAGATTATTTCTCTCATGAACAACTCTACAGCGATCCTCAATCTTTTGCTCGGGGTTTTGAATCCATCAACGAACAGATCTTTTTTATTCCGCAGGTAAATAAATTGATTATGGAGGAAATTTTAAACCATCCTTTAAAAGAATTAGGGCAAAAAAGTTGGCTCGATTCTTTTCGAGAAGCCGTCAGCGAGGGCAAAAAAAGGTTAGACGAACAAAACATCGTGCCGACGCTGGTTTTAATGACCGGTGGAGCCTCTCGCATGGGGTTTACACGTCTCCTCTGTGAAGAAATTTTTGCACAAGCCGCCACTCAAGTCCGCCCTGATCCTGAACCTGAAAGGTGTATTGCTTTGGGATTAGCGCGAGTAGGACGGTGGGATTTACGAGCGACTGCCTTTAAAGGGGAAGTTAAGCAGCTTTTTGACTCAAAAGCCCTTTATCATTTAATCCAGAAACAGATTCCCGAGTTAATAGAATTATTAAGTGAACCATTAGCCAAGGGGTTGCTGGAAAATGTGATTACTTCAGGCATAAAAGATTGGAGAAATAACAAAATCAGAACTTTAGCTGATTTAGAAATAGAACTGAAAAAACGTGCCCAAAAGTGGCTTAATAGTGAACAAGCTGAAAAAATTCTCAATGAGCAATGTAGTTATTGGTTTAATCAAAAAATTCAACCTGAATTAGCCGCCCAAACCGATCCAATTTGTCGAAAGTTTTATATTCCCCGAAGTAGTTTAAGGTTTGAGGAGGGGATTGATCCGACGCTGACTAACCCAGAGCTAAGAATTGGCGATGTTCTTTTGGCTGATACGGTAGCCCTATTAGTCAATGTGATTATTGGTGGAGGGACTCTTGCTAGTCTTATTACTTTGGTGATCACTGGACATTTTACTTTGCCCATTGCGCTCATTTATGGAGCATCAGTGATGGCGGCAGGGATGGAATTTAATCGCAAAGGTGTTAAAGAGGCGATCAAAACTAATGTAGATGTTCCTAGTTGGCTTCGTTCTAGTTTTCTCAGTGATAAAAAAATTGAAAATTTATATCAGCAAACTAAGCCAGATTTAGAGAAAACGTTAAGAGAACAACTCAAGGCCAATCAACAGGCGTTTGAACAATTAATCGAAAAAGTTGAGCAGGAACTCCAAAAAATCCTTTTCACTAAAGTTGAAGAGGCGATCATTTTAATTCAATAG